One Epidermidibacterium keratini DNA segment encodes these proteins:
- a CDS encoding flavin reductase family protein, translated as MSDSHDDAAALNSSAIDPQLFREVLGNFASGVVVVTAYDDGPVGMTAQSFMSLSLDPPLVMFCPAKSSSSWPRIRKAQHFAANILAEGQDAIGLQFARSGVDRFAGVEWESGPSGAPLLEDVLAHIDCEIVAVHDGGDHDIVVGRVRHLRVVTDRQPLVFFRSAYETLTVRPPG; from the coding sequence ATGAGCGATAGCCACGACGACGCTGCCGCGCTGAACTCGTCCGCGATCGACCCTCAGCTCTTCCGCGAAGTGCTCGGCAACTTCGCCTCGGGAGTCGTGGTGGTGACGGCGTACGACGACGGTCCGGTAGGGATGACGGCGCAGAGCTTCATGTCCCTCTCGCTCGATCCGCCGCTGGTGATGTTCTGCCCGGCGAAGTCGTCGTCCTCGTGGCCGCGCATCCGCAAGGCGCAGCATTTTGCGGCCAACATCCTCGCCGAGGGGCAGGATGCGATCGGCCTGCAGTTTGCTCGGTCCGGCGTTGACCGCTTCGCCGGGGTCGAGTGGGAGTCCGGCCCCTCCGGCGCCCCGCTGCTCGAGGATGTGCTGGCGCACATCGACTGCGAGATCGTGGCGGTGCACGACGGCGGCGATCACGACATCGTCGTGGGACGGGTTCGGCACCTGCGCGTGGTCACCGACCGCCAGCCGCTGGTGTTCTTCCGCAGCGCCTACGAGACGTTGACGGTGCGACCGCCGGGCTAA
- a CDS encoding LytR C-terminal domain-containing protein — MLTAVDVRKRRILGAVSVAFGVLLIVLAIMAMTGSLGATAKKPASADAATTQDQQQGGSGSSDSGGASGGGEAPQAEKMPLTVLNGSGTPGLAAAAQAEFEAQQWEIAEVGNYTEQAPDQSTVYYPAGDDAAKASAELLVSDFDQLTAAEAPDNFNYEGLVVVLAGEWPAG, encoded by the coding sequence ATGCTCACCGCCGTTGACGTCCGTAAACGACGCATTCTCGGAGCCGTCAGCGTCGCCTTCGGCGTACTGCTCATCGTGCTCGCCATCATGGCCATGACCGGCTCGCTCGGTGCCACCGCCAAGAAACCGGCCTCGGCCGACGCCGCGACGACGCAAGACCAGCAGCAAGGCGGCTCCGGCTCGAGTGACTCAGGTGGTGCCAGCGGCGGGGGCGAGGCACCGCAAGCGGAGAAGATGCCGCTGACCGTCCTCAACGGCAGTGGTACACCGGGCCTTGCGGCAGCCGCGCAGGCCGAGTTCGAGGCCCAGCAGTGGGAGATCGCCGAGGTCGGCAACTACACCGAGCAGGCGCCGGACCAGTCCACGGTCTACTACCCGGCCGGCGATGACGCCGCGAAGGCCTCCGCCGAGCTGCTCGTCAGTGACTTCGACCAGCTCACCGCCGCTGAGGCGCCAGACAACTTCAACTACGAAGGCCTGGTCGTCGTCCTTGCGGGTGAATGGCCCGCCGGCTAG
- a CDS encoding DUF3263 domain-containing protein has product MSIDGSQAKAASDDRDIEHGLTRRDREILEFERKWWKYAGAKEQAVKELFGLSGTRYYQVLNALIDRPEALAFDPLLVKRLRRMRAERQRARSARRLGIDPE; this is encoded by the coding sequence ATGAGCATCGACGGGTCGCAGGCTAAGGCAGCCTCAGACGATCGCGACATCGAGCATGGCCTCACCCGCCGGGACCGCGAGATCCTGGAGTTCGAGCGCAAGTGGTGGAAGTACGCCGGCGCCAAGGAGCAGGCCGTCAAGGAACTGTTCGGGCTGTCAGGCACGCGCTACTACCAGGTGCTCAACGCGCTGATCGACCGTCCGGAGGCGCTCGCCTTCGACCCGCTGCTGGTCAAGCGGCTGCGCCGGATGCGCGCCGAGCGCCAGCGCGCCCGCTCGGCACGCCGCCTGGGCATCGACCCTGAGTAA
- a CDS encoding trans-sulfuration enzyme family protein encodes MSRKPDTLAVTLGRPDGPGAPLNQPPVLASTFHYGGADYGRFGTDSHAAFETTIGALEGGTAVSFSSGMAAAAAVIEQVPVGGRVVIASTVYHGVTTLLSDLTDMGRLSRTVVDATDLDAVRAATQGASMVWIETPSNPLIEMLDVSAIAKIATAEGIPLVVDSTFATPVLMQPLALGAQIVVHSATKYIGGHSDLLMGVAITNDEATAEALVRQRSYRGAVPSGFDSFLALRGVRTLPLRLRRASASAAVIAERLAAHPAVTRVYYPGLASDPGHELAKKQMSEYGGMLSFCVASEDDAEEVLGAAELVVSATSLGGVETTGERRNRWNEGAPTGLIRLSVGIEDVDDIWADLKQALDRLPHASGG; translated from the coding sequence ATGTCCCGCAAACCCGACACCCTTGCCGTCACGCTCGGCCGTCCCGACGGCCCTGGCGCGCCCCTCAACCAGCCACCGGTCCTGGCCTCGACATTTCACTATGGCGGCGCGGACTACGGGCGGTTCGGCACCGACTCGCACGCCGCGTTTGAGACGACGATCGGCGCGCTGGAGGGCGGGACGGCCGTCAGCTTCTCCAGCGGCATGGCCGCGGCCGCGGCCGTCATCGAGCAGGTTCCGGTCGGCGGCCGGGTGGTCATCGCCTCGACCGTCTACCACGGCGTCACCACGTTGCTGAGCGACCTCACAGACATGGGGCGGCTGAGCCGGACCGTCGTCGACGCCACCGACCTCGACGCGGTGCGGGCAGCAACCCAAGGCGCATCGATGGTGTGGATCGAGACCCCGAGCAACCCGCTGATCGAGATGCTCGATGTGTCCGCGATCGCGAAGATCGCCACGGCAGAAGGCATCCCGCTCGTGGTCGACAGCACGTTCGCTACCCCGGTTCTCATGCAGCCGCTCGCGCTCGGTGCCCAGATCGTCGTGCACTCGGCGACGAAATACATCGGTGGGCACTCCGATCTGCTGATGGGCGTCGCCATCACCAACGACGAGGCCACCGCCGAGGCTCTGGTGCGCCAGCGCTCCTACCGCGGCGCCGTACCCAGCGGGTTCGACTCCTTCCTCGCCCTTCGCGGCGTACGGACACTGCCACTACGACTACGCCGAGCCAGCGCGAGCGCCGCCGTCATCGCCGAGCGCCTCGCGGCCCATCCGGCCGTCACCCGCGTCTACTACCCGGGCCTGGCAAGCGATCCCGGCCACGAGCTCGCCAAGAAGCAGATGAGCGAGTACGGCGGAATGCTGTCCTTCTGCGTCGCTTCCGAAGACGACGCAGAAGAAGTCCTCGGCGCGGCCGAGCTCGTCGTCAGCGCCACCAGCCTCGGCGGCGTCGAGACGACGGGGGAGCGGCGCAACCGCTGGAACGAAGGTGCCCCGACCGGTCTGATCCGCCTGAGTGTGGGCATCGAGGACGTCGACGACATCTGGGCCGACCTGAAGCAGGCGCTCGACCGCCTCCCGCACGCCAGCGGCGGCTAA
- a CDS encoding AAA family ATPase has protein sequence MPDSRLTLTARLTAAVLDARRGIVRMNKDVMAALDLATWDPVLLQGRRTTGAIVAEGGPDVPAGILLCDDLTLGNAGVQDGTAIEVSKLALAEAREVEVAGSENLMRIISPDMLRRAMLGKMVTAGDDISLLPLDTPVHESIDATDLQLARRQLQVAMGMQWTTTLLTVTKTDSRQPALVTSATTVSWRGGSSAPGWSGSTAPSAAPATSSPGTSAASSLYSVTPPTSKTEPDSTPATSAPTPAASNAERATADGPATGGGTQSTQRESTADKQQITAAVDTTIEDAQQQADAEMVHAIPTLEDLPGFKEQASSLTEWLDLGFNHREVLQRLGSSPQLGVLLSGPPGVGKSTLVRAVANQVGASVIDISAPTIAAIEAATAADTLRMAIADAAEKSPAVALIQDVEALAPREDPDPLSRIFIDLVGKTIREGKVAVVCTTARPEEVSTELLQPGFLDHQLTLPLPDRAMRRSFLEALLRPVPLSDDVNLDEIAGKTPGFVAADLASLRREATVRAALRQKTTDKPEVSQADLIGALDVVRPTAMAESSLEVARVTLEDVGDMADTKKALEEAVIWPLQYPDTYQRLGISPPRGVLLYGPPGCGKTFLVKAIAGSGQTNVMSVKGAELLNKWVGESERQVRELFRRARQAAPTLIFMDEVDALAPPRGQGTDGGTTDRVVASLLTELDGVEALNNVFVIGATNRPDLVDPAMLRPGRLDNMIFVPPPDAEARAAILKASARNTPITRGVNFDEIAEDLVDYSSADCAALVREAALVAMRRDMNAPKVTKADFAQAQRNVRPSLDPEQVKWLQDFADDRAK, from the coding sequence CACCGGCGCCATCGTCGCCGAGGGCGGTCCGGACGTCCCCGCGGGAATCCTGCTGTGCGACGACCTGACTCTCGGCAACGCCGGAGTGCAGGACGGTACGGCGATTGAGGTCTCCAAGCTGGCATTGGCCGAGGCCCGCGAGGTCGAGGTCGCCGGCAGCGAGAACCTGATGCGGATCATCTCTCCGGACATGCTGCGCCGCGCGATGCTCGGCAAGATGGTCACCGCCGGCGACGACATTTCGCTGCTGCCACTGGACACTCCCGTGCACGAGAGCATCGACGCGACCGACCTGCAGCTCGCCCGTCGCCAGCTGCAGGTCGCGATGGGCATGCAGTGGACGACGACGCTGCTCACCGTCACCAAGACCGACTCGCGGCAGCCGGCCCTGGTGACCAGCGCGACGACCGTGTCCTGGCGCGGCGGCTCGAGCGCCCCGGGCTGGAGCGGCTCGACCGCGCCGTCGGCAGCGCCGGCCACCTCCTCCCCCGGCACGTCTGCTGCCTCGAGCCTCTACTCGGTCACACCGCCGACATCGAAGACCGAGCCCGACTCGACGCCTGCCACCTCCGCCCCGACACCGGCCGCGTCGAACGCTGAGCGAGCCACCGCCGACGGCCCGGCTACCGGGGGCGGCACGCAGTCCACCCAGCGCGAGAGCACGGCCGATAAGCAACAGATCACCGCAGCCGTCGACACCACGATCGAGGACGCACAGCAGCAGGCCGACGCCGAGATGGTGCACGCCATCCCCACGCTGGAAGACCTGCCCGGGTTCAAGGAGCAGGCCAGCTCGTTGACCGAATGGCTCGATCTCGGGTTCAACCACCGAGAAGTGCTGCAGCGCTTGGGAAGTAGCCCGCAGCTCGGCGTACTGCTCAGCGGCCCGCCCGGGGTCGGCAAGAGCACGCTGGTGCGCGCGGTGGCGAACCAGGTCGGCGCCAGTGTCATCGATATCTCCGCGCCGACCATCGCGGCGATCGAGGCGGCGACCGCCGCCGACACGTTGCGGATGGCGATTGCCGATGCCGCCGAAAAATCCCCTGCGGTGGCGCTCATCCAGGACGTCGAGGCGCTCGCGCCGCGTGAGGATCCCGATCCCCTCTCGCGCATCTTCATCGACCTCGTCGGCAAGACGATCCGCGAGGGCAAGGTCGCGGTGGTGTGCACGACAGCCCGGCCCGAGGAGGTCTCGACCGAGCTGCTGCAGCCGGGATTCCTAGACCACCAGCTGACTCTTCCGCTGCCGGACCGGGCGATGCGCAGGAGCTTCCTGGAGGCGCTGCTTCGACCTGTGCCGCTCAGCGACGACGTCAATCTCGACGAGATCGCCGGCAAGACGCCTGGGTTCGTCGCCGCCGACCTGGCCTCGCTGCGTCGAGAGGCAACCGTGCGTGCGGCGCTGCGGCAGAAGACAACGGACAAGCCGGAGGTATCGCAGGCGGACCTCATCGGTGCGCTGGATGTCGTGCGCCCGACGGCGATGGCCGAGTCCAGCCTCGAGGTCGCACGCGTCACGCTCGAAGATGTCGGCGACATGGCAGATACCAAGAAGGCGCTGGAAGAAGCCGTCATCTGGCCGCTGCAATACCCCGACACCTACCAGCGGCTGGGCATCTCGCCGCCGCGCGGCGTACTGCTCTATGGCCCGCCCGGCTGCGGCAAGACGTTCTTGGTGAAGGCGATCGCCGGCTCCGGGCAGACCAACGTGATGAGCGTGAAGGGCGCCGAGCTGCTCAACAAGTGGGTCGGCGAGTCCGAGCGCCAGGTGCGAGAGCTGTTTCGGCGCGCCCGCCAGGCGGCCCCGACGCTGATCTTCATGGACGAGGTCGACGCGCTCGCGCCGCCGCGCGGGCAGGGCACCGACGGCGGTACGACGGACCGCGTTGTGGCCTCGCTGCTGACCGAGCTGGACGGGGTGGAGGCGCTGAACAACGTCTTCGTGATCGGCGCGACCAACAGGCCCGATCTCGTCGATCCGGCGATGCTGCGTCCGGGCCGGCTGGACAACATGATCTTCGTGCCGCCGCCGGACGCCGAGGCGCGCGCGGCGATCTTGAAGGCGTCCGCGCGCAACACCCCGATCACCCGAGGCGTGAACTTCGATGAGATCGCCGAGGATCTGGTGGACTACTCCAGTGCTGACTGCGCCGCCCTGGTGCGCGAGGCCGCGCTGGTGGCGATGCGCCGCGACATGAACGCGCCGAAGGTCACCAAGGCCGACTTCGCGCAGGCGCAGCGCAACGTGCGGCCTTCGCTAGATCCCGAGCAGGTGAAGTGGCTGCAGGACTTCGCTGACGACCGGGCCAAGTAG
- a CDS encoding OsmC family protein: MARRTVQIEKIAPSKFVATNERGAQITIGMGEDADFVPGELLLAAIGSCSGIDVDILTSRRGESTTFRIEVGGEKVRDEHGNHMTDLEVTFEVKFDEGEAGDAAREVLPKAVERSRTSLCTVGRTIELGTPIKDVLL; the protein is encoded by the coding sequence ATGGCCCGCCGTACCGTGCAGATCGAGAAGATCGCCCCCAGTAAGTTCGTCGCCACCAACGAGCGCGGCGCTCAGATCACCATCGGGATGGGCGAGGACGCCGACTTCGTGCCGGGTGAGCTGCTGCTTGCCGCGATCGGGTCCTGTTCGGGTATCGACGTCGACATTCTGACCTCGCGCCGCGGCGAGTCGACGACCTTCCGGATCGAGGTCGGCGGGGAGAAGGTCCGCGACGAGCACGGCAACCACATGACAGATCTCGAGGTCACGTTCGAGGTGAAGTTCGACGAGGGTGAGGCCGGCGACGCCGCCCGCGAGGTGCTGCCCAAGGCCGTCGAGCGCTCGCGCACCAGCCTCTGCACGGTGGGTCGCACCATCGAGCTGGGTACGCCGATCAAGGACGTGCTGCTCTAG
- the rarD gene encoding EamA family transporter RarD, which translates to MTAHRKGLLAGVAAYLLWGLFPIYWRSLAPSTPVELLAHRVIWAFVCVGVILLVVRRFGEVREALGTWRRFLVMLAASVAIAINWGLFIWGVNNGHTVEVSLGYFVMPLVIVLFGVIFVGERLRVAQWVAMAIAAVAVIVQTIEVGRFPWLGISLAMSFGTYSLLKKLSPTPAVTGLFVETLVLLPAALAVWGWFIVSGQSTFGQYGTAHTLQIIGVGAVTFVPLLLFTIATQSIPLTTVGLLQYINPTIQLFIGVFLFHEPMPAMRWLGFVIVWCALVIFSIDAVRQNRRQRRGELTDIAQASAAS; encoded by the coding sequence GTGACCGCGCATCGCAAGGGCCTGCTTGCCGGCGTCGCGGCGTACCTGCTGTGGGGGCTCTTCCCGATCTACTGGCGATCGCTGGCGCCCTCGACCCCGGTTGAGCTGCTGGCGCACCGCGTCATCTGGGCGTTCGTCTGCGTCGGCGTCATCCTGCTTGTCGTACGCCGCTTCGGCGAGGTGCGTGAGGCGCTGGGCACCTGGCGCCGCTTTCTGGTCATGCTCGCCGCGTCGGTCGCCATCGCGATCAACTGGGGCCTGTTTATCTGGGGCGTCAACAACGGCCACACCGTCGAGGTCAGCCTCGGCTACTTCGTGATGCCGCTGGTCATCGTCCTGTTTGGCGTGATCTTCGTCGGCGAGCGGCTGCGGGTAGCCCAGTGGGTGGCAATGGCGATCGCGGCGGTCGCGGTCATCGTGCAGACCATCGAGGTCGGGCGCTTCCCGTGGCTGGGGATCAGCCTTGCGATGTCCTTCGGGACCTACAGCCTGCTCAAGAAGCTGTCGCCGACGCCAGCGGTGACCGGGCTCTTTGTCGAGACCCTCGTGCTGCTTCCGGCCGCGCTCGCGGTCTGGGGGTGGTTCATCGTGAGCGGGCAGTCGACGTTCGGCCAGTACGGCACGGCGCACACCCTGCAGATCATCGGCGTCGGCGCGGTGACGTTCGTGCCGCTGCTGCTGTTTACCATCGCGACCCAGTCGATCCCGCTCACGACGGTCGGTCTGCTGCAGTACATCAACCCGACGATCCAGCTGTTCATCGGAGTTTTCCTCTTCCACGAGCCCATGCCCGCGATGCGGTGGCTAGGCTTCGTGATCGTGTGGTGCGCGCTGGTGATCTTCTCGATCGATGCCGTGCGGCAAAACCGCAGGCAGCGTCGCGGAGAGCTCACCGACATCGCGCAGGCGAGCGCGGCGTCCTAG
- a CDS encoding GMC family oxidoreductase N-terminal domain-containing protein — MNDNAFDYDVAIVGSGFGGSVAALRLTEKGYRVAVIEAGKRFVDRPEDARDKDTSSFAKTSWHTRDFLWAPQLGCFGIQRIHLLDDVMILAGAGVGGGSLVYANTLYEPLDAFYRDRQWAHITDWKTELAPYYDQAKRMLGVRTYPKLTPADERMQEVADEMGVGDSFHLAPVGVFFGTDGVAEGTTVEDPYFGGKGPARTTCTNCGECMTGCRHNAKNTLVKNYLYLAEQAGAEVLPMTTVRAVQPLSEGYAVAVSRTGRGSRRTRRITARHVVFAAGTYGTQKLLHRMKTDKILPRLSGQLGVLTRTNSEAILGASSPRVDVDYSEGVAITSSIHPNAHTHIEPVRYGKGSNAMGMLQTILTDGGPGSRLAKVGRALREDPSMLRQLLDLRKWSQRTVIALVMQTLDNSITVRGERDRLGRFRLRSAQGHGQPNPDWIPEGNEATRILAERVGGIAGGSWGDVFGKPLTAHFLGGAVIGATADEGVIDPYHRVFGYDGLHVVDGSAVSANLGVNPSLTITAQAERAFAMWPNKGEEDHRPEQGAAYSPVAAVAPRSPVVPEGVPGALHLPIVDVT; from the coding sequence ATGAACGACAATGCTTTTGACTACGACGTCGCAATCGTCGGCTCGGGGTTCGGCGGCAGCGTTGCTGCGCTGCGGCTGACCGAGAAGGGCTACCGCGTCGCGGTGATCGAGGCCGGCAAGCGGTTCGTCGACCGGCCCGAAGACGCGCGCGATAAGGACACCTCCTCGTTTGCCAAGACGTCCTGGCACACCCGCGACTTCCTCTGGGCGCCGCAGCTCGGCTGCTTCGGCATCCAACGCATCCACCTGCTCGACGACGTGATGATTCTCGCCGGAGCCGGCGTGGGTGGCGGATCGCTGGTCTACGCCAACACGCTCTACGAGCCGCTCGATGCCTTCTACCGGGACCGGCAGTGGGCGCACATCACCGACTGGAAGACCGAGCTCGCGCCGTACTACGACCAGGCCAAGCGCATGCTCGGCGTGCGCACCTACCCGAAGCTCACGCCCGCCGACGAGCGGATGCAGGAGGTCGCCGACGAGATGGGCGTCGGCGACTCGTTCCACCTCGCGCCGGTCGGCGTCTTCTTCGGCACCGACGGCGTTGCCGAGGGTACGACGGTCGAAGACCCCTACTTCGGGGGCAAGGGGCCCGCCCGCACGACATGCACCAACTGCGGCGAGTGCATGACCGGCTGCCGGCACAACGCCAAGAACACCCTGGTCAAGAACTACCTTTACCTTGCCGAGCAGGCCGGCGCCGAGGTGCTGCCGATGACGACGGTCCGCGCGGTGCAGCCGCTGAGCGAGGGGTACGCCGTCGCCGTCTCGCGGACCGGACGGGGGAGTCGGCGTACTCGCCGGATCACCGCTCGGCACGTGGTCTTTGCCGCTGGCACCTACGGCACGCAGAAGCTGCTGCACAGGATGAAGACCGACAAGATCCTGCCGCGGCTGTCCGGCCAGCTCGGGGTGCTCACCCGCACCAACTCCGAGGCGATTCTCGGGGCCTCAAGTCCACGGGTGGATGTCGACTACAGCGAGGGAGTGGCGATCACCTCCTCGATCCACCCCAACGCGCACACCCATATCGAACCTGTTCGATATGGCAAGGGCAGCAACGCGATGGGGATGCTGCAGACCATCCTGACCGACGGCGGTCCGGGCTCACGGCTGGCGAAGGTGGGACGGGCGCTGCGTGAGGATCCGTCGATGCTGCGTCAGCTGCTGGACCTGCGCAAGTGGTCGCAGCGCACCGTCATCGCGCTGGTCATGCAGACCCTCGATAACTCGATCACGGTGCGCGGCGAACGTGACCGGCTCGGGCGGTTCCGGCTGCGCAGCGCGCAGGGTCACGGTCAGCCCAACCCGGACTGGATCCCCGAGGGCAACGAGGCCACTCGGATCCTCGCCGAGCGCGTCGGCGGGATCGCCGGTGGCAGCTGGGGCGACGTGTTTGGCAAGCCGCTGACCGCGCACTTCCTCGGCGGCGCGGTCATCGGCGCAACGGCCGACGAGGGCGTGATCGACCCCTACCACCGGGTGTTCGGCTACGACGGTCTGCATGTCGTCGACGGCTCGGCGGTCTCGGCCAACCTCGGCGTCAACCCGTCGCTGACGATCACCGCCCAGGCCGAGCGTGCCTTCGCTATGTGGCCCAACAAGGGCGAGGAAGATCACCGGCCGGAGCAAGGTGCGGCGTACTCGCCGGTCGCCGCGGTGGCGCCACGCTCGCCGGTCGTTCCAGAAGGCGTGCCCGGCGCCCTGCACCTGCCCATCGTCGACGTCACCTGA
- a CDS encoding uracil-DNA glycosylase: protein MTRPLSELVHPEWVPVLEPVQQHIAAMGEFLRAEVAAGRQYLPAGDRILRAFGQPLSGVRVLIVGQDPYPTPGHAVGLSFSVEPDVRPIPRSLQNIYREYAADLGLPLPANGDLSPWERHGVLLLNRCLTVRPGAPASHRGKGWEQVTEAAIDGLVARDVPFVAILWGRDAQGLTSRLGSTPIIASPHPSPMSADRGFFGSRPFSRVNEHLAELGADPVDWTLPASSSLVAKEYR from the coding sequence ATCACGCGTCCCCTGAGCGAGCTCGTGCACCCAGAGTGGGTGCCGGTGCTCGAACCGGTGCAGCAGCACATCGCCGCAATGGGCGAGTTCCTGCGGGCCGAGGTTGCCGCAGGTCGGCAGTACCTCCCGGCCGGCGATCGCATCCTGCGCGCGTTCGGTCAGCCGCTATCTGGCGTCCGAGTGCTGATCGTCGGGCAGGATCCCTACCCGACGCCCGGCCACGCCGTCGGGCTGTCGTTCTCGGTCGAGCCCGACGTGCGGCCGATCCCGCGCTCGCTGCAGAACATCTACCGCGAGTACGCCGCCGACCTCGGACTGCCGCTGCCGGCCAACGGTGACCTCTCGCCGTGGGAGCGGCACGGCGTACTGCTGCTCAACAGGTGCCTGACCGTCCGCCCGGGCGCCCCGGCCAGCCACCGCGGCAAGGGCTGGGAGCAGGTGACCGAGGCCGCGATCGACGGGCTGGTCGCGCGCGATGTGCCGTTCGTGGCGATCCTGTGGGGCCGCGACGCGCAGGGTCTGACCTCCCGGCTGGGCAGTACGCCGATCATCGCCAGCCCGCATCCGAGCCCAATGAGCGCCGACCGCGGCTTCTTCGGATCGCGCCCGTTCAGCCGGGTCAACGAACACCTCGCCGAGCTCGGCGCCGACCCGGTCGACTGGACGTTGCCGGCCTCATCCTCCCTGGTAGCAAAGGAATATCGATGA